In Gouania willdenowi chromosome 17, fGouWil2.1, whole genome shotgun sequence, one DNA window encodes the following:
- the LOC114479038 gene encoding armadillo repeat-containing protein 1-like, translating into MSAEPDALVVVNQLRDLAADPMNRTAIVQDQGCLPGLILFLDHPNPQVVYSALLAIRYLAECRANREKLKEELGMMLSLQNVVQKSTTPGETKLLASEIYELLQVINAADSGSAEETVRNRRRAQFFLGSTNKRAKTITLQIDGLDDSSRRSLCEEALLKIRGVISFTFQMAVKRCIVRIRSDLKAEALASAIASTQVMKAQQVVKAENGDEILYPFPEDGAVQVEQNLDLPDYLPEDESPSQEPDKAVSRMGSGQDGSSWLGTAANFLSRSFYW; encoded by the exons ATGAGCGCCGAGCCTGATGCTCTCGTCGTGGTCAACCAACTCAGGGATCTTGCTGCCGATCCTATGAACCGCACAGCCATTGTCCAGGATCAGGGCTGCCTGCCAGGACTCATCCTGTTTCTGGACCACCCCAACCCTCAGGTGGTCTACTCTGCTTTGTTG GCTATAAGGTACTTGGCAGAATGCCGAGCAAACCGAGAGAAGCTAAAGGAGGAGCTTGGGATGATGCTGAGCCTTCAGAATGTGGTGCAGAA GTCAACAACTCCTGGGGAGACAAAGCTGTTGGCGTCAGAGATCTACGAGCTTCTTCAGGTGATAAACGCTGCTGACTCTGGGTCAGCAGAGGAGACTGTTCGTAACCGCCGGAGGGCCCAGTTCTTCTTGGGCTCAACTAATAAGAGAGCCAAGACGATCACTCTCCAAATTGATGGACTGGATGACTCA AGTCGGAGGAGTCTGTGTGAGGAAGCTCTCTTAAAGATTAGAGGAGTGATCAGCTTCACTTTCCAGATGGCCGTCAAAAGATGCATCGTTCGCATCCGCTCAGACCTGAAGGCCGAG gCTCTTGCCTCTGCAATTGCTTCGACCCAAGTGATGAAGGCTCAGCaagtagtgaaagcagaaaATGGAGACGAG ATTCTATATCCATTCCCTGAAGATGGAGCGGTCCAGGTGGAGCAGAACTTAGACCTGCCGGACTACCTACCAGAGGACGAGAGTCCATCTCAGGAGCCAGACAAGGCAGTGAGTCGGATGGGATCAGGACAGGACGGCTCCAGCTGGCTCGGAACTGCGGCTAACTTTCTGTCTCGCTCTTTTTACTGGTGA